A section of the Citrobacter farmeri genome encodes:
- the rlmG gene encoding 23S rRNA (guanine(1835)-N(2))-methyltransferase RlmG gives MSHTDNGFRSLTLKRFPETDDVNPLLAWEAADDYLLQQLDDTEIRGPVLILNDTFGALSCALAEQSPYSIGDSYLSELATRENLRHNDIAESSVKFLDSTAEYPQAPGVVLIKVPKTLALLEQQLRALRKVVTPQTRIIAGAKARDIHNSTLELFEKVLGPTTTTLAWKKARLINCTFSEPALAEAPETLSWKLEGTDWTIHNHANVFSRTGLDIGARFFMQHLPENLEGEIVDLGCGNGVIGLTLLEKNPQANVVFVDESPMAVASSRLNVETNLPEAIDRCEFMINNALSGVEPFRFNAVLCNPPFHQKHALTDNIAWEMFHHARRCLKINGELYIVANRHLDYFHKLKKIFGNCATVATNNKFVVLKAVKVGRRR, from the coding sequence ATGAGCCACACAGACAACGGTTTCCGTTCACTGACACTAAAACGTTTCCCGGAAACGGACGACGTTAACCCGCTGCTGGCGTGGGAAGCGGCAGATGACTATCTGCTGCAACAGTTGGACGATACGGAAATTCGCGGCCCGGTGCTGATCCTGAATGATACCTTCGGTGCGCTGAGCTGCGCGCTGGCGGAGCAGTCGCCGTACAGCATTGGCGATTCTTATTTAAGCGAGCTGGCAACGCGGGAAAACCTGCGCCATAACGATATCGCGGAGTCCAGCGTCAAGTTTCTCGACAGCACTGCGGAGTATCCGCAGGCGCCGGGCGTGGTGCTCATCAAAGTGCCAAAAACGCTGGCTCTGCTTGAGCAACAGCTGCGCGCGCTGCGAAAAGTGGTGACCCCACAAACTCGTATTATTGCTGGCGCGAAAGCGCGTGATATCCATAACTCCACGCTGGAATTGTTTGAGAAAGTGCTCGGTCCAACGACCACCACGCTGGCGTGGAAAAAGGCGCGTCTCATCAATTGCACTTTCAGTGAACCGGCTCTGGCCGAAGCACCGGAGACACTAAGCTGGAAACTGGAAGGTACCGACTGGACCATCCACAACCATGCCAACGTCTTCTCCCGCACCGGGCTGGATATTGGCGCGCGCTTTTTTATGCAGCACCTGCCTGAGAATCTGGAAGGGGAAATTGTCGATCTCGGCTGTGGCAACGGGGTGATTGGCCTGACGCTGTTGGAAAAAAATCCGCAGGCTAATGTAGTCTTTGTGGATGAATCTCCGATGGCGGTCGCTTCCAGTCGCCTGAATGTAGAAACTAACCTGCCTGAGGCTATCGATCGCTGCGAATTTATGATTAACAACGCCCTGTCCGGGGTTGAGCCTTTCCGCTTTAATGCCGTACTGTGCAACCCGCCGTTCCATCAGAAGCATGCGCTGACGGATAACATTGCCTGGGAAATGTTCCACCACGCCCGTCGCTGCCTGAAGATCAACGGTGAACTGTATATTGTCGCCAACCGTCATCTCGACTACTTCCACAAGCTGAAGAAGATCTTCGGCAACTGCGCTACCGTCGCCACCAACAATAAGTTTGTGGTGCTCAAAGCGGTGAAAGTCGGCCGCCGTCGCTAA
- a CDS encoding M48 family metallopeptidase codes for MNELNYLQGYPENLLSQVRTLIAEQRLGAVLEKRYPGTHDFATDKALWQYTQDLKSQFLRNAPPINKVMYDNKIHVLKNALGLHTAVSRVQGGKLKAKAEIRVATVFRNAPEPFLRMIVVHELAHLKEKEHNKAFYQLCCHMEPHYHQLEFDTRLWLTQLSLKETAQ; via the coding sequence ATGAATGAACTGAACTACCTCCAGGGCTACCCGGAGAACCTGCTTTCACAGGTACGCACGCTGATTGCCGAGCAGCGGCTGGGTGCGGTACTGGAAAAACGCTATCCAGGAACGCATGATTTCGCGACGGATAAAGCGCTGTGGCAATACACCCAGGATCTGAAAAGCCAGTTTCTGCGTAATGCCCCGCCTATCAACAAAGTGATGTACGACAATAAGATCCACGTACTGAAAAATGCACTCGGCCTGCACACGGCGGTTTCTCGCGTGCAGGGCGGCAAGCTAAAAGCGAAAGCCGAGATCCGCGTTGCCACCGTGTTTCGCAACGCGCCGGAACCCTTTTTACGGATGATCGTTGTACACGAACTGGCACATCTGAAGGAAAAAGAGCACAACAAAGCGTTTTATCAACTTTGCTGCCACATGGAACCGCACTATCACCAACTGGAATTTGATACGCGCCTCTGGTTGACGCAGTTGTCGTTAAAGGAAACTGCGCAGTAG
- a CDS encoding Gfo/Idh/MocA family protein: MIRFAVIGTNWITRQFVDAAHETGKYKLTAVYSRSLEQAQTFANDYLVEHLFTSLDAMAQSDAIDAVYIASPNALHFPQTQLFLSHKKHVICEKPLASNLAEVEAAIACARENQVVLYEAFKTASLPNFLLLQQSLPKVGKVRKAFLNYCQYSSRYQRYLDGENPNTFNPAFSNGSIMDIGFYCLASAVALWGEPHSVRASASLLESGVDAHGVVVMDYGDFSVTLQHSKVSDSVIDSEIQGESGSLVIEKISECQKVCFVPRGGKTQDLTQPQHINTMLYEAQAFAELVDANEVNHPGLSNSRITAKLLTEIRRQTGVIFPADDVSRAATA; the protein is encoded by the coding sequence ATGATACGTTTCGCAGTGATTGGCACAAACTGGATCACCCGTCAGTTTGTGGATGCCGCCCATGAGACCGGCAAATATAAGTTAACCGCAGTCTATTCCCGCAGCCTCGAACAAGCGCAAACCTTCGCCAATGATTACCTCGTCGAGCATTTGTTTACCTCGCTGGACGCAATGGCGCAAAGCGATGCGATTGATGCGGTGTACATTGCCAGCCCGAACGCGTTGCACTTTCCCCAGACCCAACTGTTTCTGAGCCATAAAAAGCACGTGATCTGCGAGAAACCGCTGGCGTCGAATCTGGCCGAAGTGGAAGCCGCCATCGCCTGCGCGCGAGAGAATCAGGTGGTGCTCTATGAAGCCTTTAAAACGGCCAGTCTGCCTAACTTCCTGCTGCTACAGCAGTCGCTGCCGAAAGTCGGTAAGGTGCGCAAAGCATTCCTCAATTACTGCCAGTACTCGTCGCGCTATCAGCGCTATCTTGATGGCGAAAACCCAAACACGTTTAATCCGGCTTTCTCCAACGGCTCGATCATGGACATCGGTTTCTACTGCCTGGCTTCTGCCGTGGCGCTGTGGGGAGAACCGCACAGCGTACGGGCCTCTGCCAGTCTGTTGGAGAGCGGCGTCGATGCCCACGGCGTGGTGGTGATGGACTACGGTGATTTCAGCGTCACCCTCCAGCATTCTAAAGTGAGCGACTCCGTTATCGACAGCGAAATCCAGGGCGAATCCGGATCGCTGGTGATCGAAAAAATCTCCGAATGCCAGAAGGTCTGCTTCGTTCCACGCGGCGGGAAAACCCAGGACCTCACCCAACCACAGCACATTAATACTATGCTGTATGAGGCACAGGCGTTTGCAGAACTGGTGGACGCCAATGAAGTGAATCACCCCGGATTGTCCAACAGTCGCATTACGGCAAAACTGCTGACCGAGATTCGTCGCCAGACCGGCGTCATTTTCCCGGCAGACGATGTCAGCCGTGCAGCCACTGCGTAA
- a CDS encoding TerC family protein has product MNTVGTPLLWGGFAVVVVIMLAIDLFLQGRRGVHTMTMKQAAAWSLVWVTLSLLFNAAFWWYLVQTEGRAVADPQALAFLTGYLIEKSLAVDNVFVWLMLFSYFSVPPALQRRVLVYGVLGAIILRTVMIFAGTWLITQFDWILYLFGAFLLFTGVKMALAKEDDSGIGDRPLVRWLRGHLRMTDTIENEHFFVRKNGLLYVTPLMLVLILVELSDVIFAVDSIPAIFAVTTDPFIVLTSNLFAILGLRAMYFLLSGVAERFSMLKYGLAVILVFIGIKMLIVDFYHIPIAISLGVVFGILVVTLLINAWVNYQHDKKQQA; this is encoded by the coding sequence ATGAATACTGTCGGCACACCGTTGTTATGGGGCGGATTCGCTGTTGTTGTGGTGATTATGCTGGCTATCGACCTCTTTTTGCAGGGGCGTCGTGGCGTACATACGATGACCATGAAGCAAGCGGCGGCCTGGTCTCTGGTCTGGGTCACGCTCTCGTTGTTGTTTAACGCTGCGTTCTGGTGGTACCTGGTACAAACCGAAGGCCGCGCCGTCGCCGACCCGCAGGCGCTGGCGTTCCTCACCGGTTATCTGATCGAAAAATCCCTCGCCGTCGATAACGTCTTTGTCTGGCTGATGCTGTTCAGCTACTTCTCTGTGCCGCCAGCCCTGCAGCGTCGGGTACTGGTGTACGGCGTGTTGGGTGCAATCATCCTGCGTACGGTCATGATTTTTGCTGGCACCTGGCTTATCACCCAGTTCGACTGGATCCTGTACCTGTTTGGCGCGTTCCTCCTGTTTACCGGGGTGAAAATGGCGCTGGCGAAAGAAGACGATTCCGGAATCGGCGACAGACCGCTGGTGCGCTGGTTGCGTGGACATCTGCGCATGACCGATACCATCGAAAACGAACATTTCTTTGTGCGTAAAAATGGACTGTTGTATGTCACGCCGTTGATGCTGGTGCTGATTCTGGTGGAACTGAGCGACGTTATTTTCGCGGTCGACAGTATCCCGGCTATTTTTGCCGTCACCACCGACCCGTTCATCGTACTGACCTCAAACTTGTTCGCGATCCTGGGTCTGCGTGCGATGTACTTCCTGCTGTCAGGGGTTGCAGAGCGGTTCTCAATGCTGAAATACGGTCTGGCGGTGATCCTGGTATTTATCGGCATTAAGATGCTGATCGTCGACTTCTACCATATCCCGATTGCGATTTCGCTGGGCGTGGTGTTTGGCATCCTGGTCGTGACGCTACTGATCAATGCCTGGGTCAACTATCAGCATGATAAGAAACAGCAGGCGTAA
- the sstT gene encoding serine/threonine transporter SstT translates to MTTQRSPGLMQRLAQGSLVKQILVGLVLGIILASISKPAAIAVGLLGTLFVGALKAVAPVLVLMLVMASIANHQHGQKTSIRPILFLYLLGTFSAALAAVVFSFAFPSTLHLTTSANDIVPPSGIVEVLRGLLMSMVSNPIDALLNANYIGILVWAVGLGFALRHGNDTTKNLINDMSNAVTFMVKLVIRFAPIGIFGLVSSTLATTGFATLWGYAQLLVVLVGCMALVALVINPLLVFWKIRRNPYPLVFACLRESGVYAFFTRSSAANIPVNMALCEKLNLDRDTYSVSIPLGATINMAGAAITITVLTLAAVNTLGIPVDLPTALLLSVVASLCACGASGVAGGSLLLIPLACNMFGIPNDIAMQVVAVGFIIGVLQDSCETALNSSTDVLFTAAACQAEDERLANNPLRN, encoded by the coding sequence ATGACTACGCAACGTTCTCCGGGGCTGATGCAGCGTTTGGCCCAGGGAAGCCTGGTAAAACAAATTTTGGTGGGTCTCGTACTGGGGATCATACTGGCATCGATTTCAAAACCGGCGGCTATTGCCGTGGGTTTGCTCGGCACACTGTTCGTCGGCGCGTTAAAAGCCGTTGCCCCTGTGCTGGTTCTGATGCTGGTGATGGCGTCGATCGCTAACCATCAACACGGGCAAAAAACCAGCATTCGCCCGATTCTGTTTCTCTATCTGTTGGGGACATTTTCTGCCGCGCTCGCCGCGGTGGTCTTCAGTTTCGCTTTCCCTTCAACGCTGCATCTGACCACCAGCGCAAATGATATCGTGCCGCCGTCAGGCATCGTGGAAGTCCTGCGCGGTCTGCTGATGAGCATGGTTTCCAACCCCATTGATGCACTGCTGAATGCCAACTATATCGGCATCCTGGTATGGGCGGTCGGCCTTGGTTTTGCTCTGCGTCACGGCAACGACACCACCAAAAATCTGATCAATGACATGTCGAACGCCGTCACCTTTATGGTGAAACTGGTGATTCGATTTGCCCCGATCGGTATTTTTGGTCTGGTCTCTTCCACGCTGGCGACCACCGGGTTCGCGACGCTGTGGGGCTACGCGCAACTGCTGGTCGTGCTGGTCGGCTGTATGGCGCTGGTCGCGCTGGTTATCAACCCGCTGCTGGTGTTCTGGAAAATTCGTCGCAACCCATATCCGCTGGTCTTTGCCTGCCTGCGTGAAAGCGGCGTCTACGCCTTCTTCACCCGCAGTTCTGCGGCGAATATTCCGGTGAATATGGCGCTGTGTGAAAAGCTGAATCTGGATCGCGATACCTATTCCGTTTCTATCCCGCTGGGTGCCACCATCAATATGGCAGGCGCGGCGATCACCATTACGGTGTTAACGCTGGCTGCGGTGAATACGTTGGGGATCCCGGTGGATCTGCCCACCGCGCTGCTGCTGAGCGTCGTCGCTTCTCTGTGTGCCTGTGGCGCATCGGGTGTGGCGGGCGGCTCGCTGCTGCTGATCCCGCTGGCCTGTAATATGTTTGGTATCCCTAACGATATCGCCATGCAGGTGGTTGCCGTTGGCTTTATCATCGGCGTGTTGCAGGATTCCTGTGAAACCGCGCTGAATTCGTCAACTGACGTCCTGTTTACCGCTGCGGCCTGTCAGGCTGAAGACGAACGTCTGGCGAATAACCCTCTGCGCAACTAA
- a CDS encoding YgjV family protein, translating to MTAYWLAQGVGVLAFLIGITTFFNRDERRFRLQLAVYSATIGVHFFLMGAWPAGMSAELNTVRTLVSMRTRKLWVMALFIILTLVLGLSKLQHAMEILPVIGTLASTWALFRCKGLTVRCVMWCATACWVVHNFWLGSIGGTLIEGSFLVMNGLNIIRFWRMKRRGIDPFKIEKSVQEENPSAR from the coding sequence ATGACCGCGTATTGGCTGGCTCAGGGCGTCGGTGTTCTCGCGTTTCTGATTGGCATTACCACGTTTTTCAACCGCGATGAGCGCCGCTTCCGACTCCAGCTTGCCGTTTATAGCGCCACGATAGGCGTACACTTCTTTCTGATGGGCGCCTGGCCCGCCGGGATGAGCGCAGAACTCAATACCGTGCGCACTCTGGTTTCCATGCGCACCCGTAAACTGTGGGTAATGGCACTGTTTATTATCCTCACGCTGGTGCTTGGGCTGTCGAAGCTACAGCACGCGATGGAAATTCTGCCTGTCATCGGCACGCTCGCCAGCACCTGGGCGCTGTTCCGCTGTAAAGGATTAACGGTACGCTGTGTGATGTGGTGTGCGACAGCCTGCTGGGTGGTGCATAACTTCTGGCTGGGATCGATCGGCGGTACGCTGATTGAAGGCAGTTTTCTGGTGATGAACGGGCTGAACATTATCCGTTTCTGGCGGATGAAACGCCGGGGAATCGATCCGTTCAAAATTGAGAAAAGCGTGCAGGAAGAGAACCCTTCCGCCAGATGA
- a CDS encoding UxaA family hydrolase, with product MQYIKIHVQDNVAVALADLAQGTEVTVDNHTVTLRQDVTRGHKFALSDIRKGTYVIKYGQPIGHALADIAAGEHIHAHNTRTNLSDLDEYSYQPDFQDLPAQPADRDVQIYRRASGEVGVRNELWILPTVGCVNGIARQIQNRFLKETNDAEGTDGVFLFSHTYGCSQLGDDHINTRTMLQNMVRHPNAGAVLVIGLGCENNQVDAFRETLGDFDPERVHFMICQHQDDEVEAGLEHLHQLYDVMRHDKREPGKLSELKFGLECGGSDGLSGITANPMLGRFSDYMIANGGTTVLTEVPEMFGAEQLLMSHCRDEETFGKLVAMVNDFKQYFIAHNQPIYENPSPGNKAGGITTLEDKSLGCTQKAGSSQVVDVLRYGERLKTHGLNLLSAPGNDAVATSALAGAGCHMVLFSTGRGTPYGGFVPTVKIATNSELAAKKKHWIDFDAGQLIHGKAMPQLLDEFVDTIVDFANGKQTCNERNDFRELAIFKSGVTL from the coding sequence ATGCAATACATCAAAATCCATGTACAGGATAACGTTGCGGTCGCGCTGGCTGATTTGGCGCAGGGAACGGAAGTCACAGTGGATAACCACACCGTAACGCTTCGCCAGGATGTCACTCGCGGACACAAATTTGCCTTAAGTGACATCAGGAAGGGAACGTACGTGATTAAGTATGGCCAGCCTATCGGCCATGCGCTGGCGGACATTGCGGCGGGTGAACATATTCACGCCCACAATACTCGCACCAATCTGAGCGATTTGGATGAGTATAGCTATCAACCTGATTTTCAGGATCTTCCTGCCCAACCAGCGGATCGCGACGTGCAGATTTATCGTCGCGCCAGTGGGGAAGTCGGGGTACGAAACGAACTCTGGATCCTGCCTACCGTGGGCTGCGTCAACGGGATTGCGCGCCAGATCCAGAACCGTTTCCTGAAAGAGACTAACGATGCGGAGGGCACCGACGGTGTCTTCCTGTTCAGCCACACCTACGGCTGCTCGCAACTGGGTGATGATCACATCAATACCCGTACTATGCTGCAAAACATGGTCCGTCATCCGAATGCGGGTGCCGTGCTGGTGATTGGCCTGGGATGTGAAAATAATCAGGTGGATGCCTTCCGCGAAACGCTGGGCGATTTCGATCCTGAACGTGTGCACTTTATGATTTGTCAGCATCAGGACGATGAAGTGGAGGCCGGGCTTGAGCACCTCCATCAGCTTTACGATGTGATGCGTCACGACAAGCGCGAGCCGGGGAAACTGAGCGAGCTGAAGTTTGGTCTGGAGTGTGGCGGTTCTGACGGGCTCTCCGGGATCACCGCAAACCCGATGCTTGGCCGCTTCTCTGACTATATGATTGCCAACGGCGGTACCACCGTTCTGACTGAAGTGCCGGAGATGTTCGGTGCCGAGCAACTGTTAATGAGCCACTGTCGCGACGAAGAGACGTTCGGCAAACTGGTCGCCATGGTCAATGACTTCAAGCAGTACTTTATTGCCCATAACCAGCCGATTTACGAGAACCCCTCGCCGGGTAACAAAGCCGGTGGGATCACCACGCTGGAAGATAAGTCGCTGGGCTGCACGCAGAAGGCGGGCTCCAGCCAGGTGGTTGACGTGTTGCGCTACGGCGAGCGTCTGAAAACCCACGGGCTGAATCTGCTGAGCGCGCCGGGTAATGATGCGGTTGCCACCAGTGCGCTGGCAGGCGCGGGTTGTCATATGGTGTTATTCAGCACCGGTCGCGGTACCCCATACGGCGGGTTTGTGCCGACGGTGAAAATCGCCACTAACAGCGAACTGGCCGCGAAGAAAAAGCACTGGATCGACTTTGATGCTGGTCAGTTGATCCACGGCAAAGCGATGCCACAACTGCTGGATGAGTTCGTGGATACCATCGTTGATTTTGCTAATGGCAAGCAGACCTGCAACGAACGCAATGATTTCCGCGAACTGGCTATCTTCAAAAGTGGCGTCACATTGTAA
- the uxaC gene encoding glucuronate isomerase — MTPFMTEDFLLDTEFARRLYHDYAKDQPIFDYHCHLPPQQIAEDYRFNNLYDIWLKGDHYKWRAMRTNGVAERLCTGDASDREKFDAWAATVPHTIGNPLYHWTHLELRRPFGVTGKLLSPSTADEIWNQCNELLAQDKFSARGIMQQMNVKMVGTTDDPIDTLEHHATVAKDSSFSVKVLPSWRPDKAFNIEQATFNDYMAKLGEVSDTDIRRFTDLQSALTKRLDHFAAHGCKVSDHALDVVLFAEASEAELDTILARRLAGETLNEHEVAQFKTAVLVFLGAEYARRGWVQQYHIGALRNNNLRQFKLLGPDVGFDSINDRPMAEELSKLLSKQNEENLLPKTILYCLNPRDNEVLGTMIGNFQGEGMPGKMQFGSGWWFNDQKDGMERQMTQLAQLGLLSRFVGMLTDSRSFLSYTRHEYFRRILCQMIGRWVQAGEAPADIQLLGEMVKNICFNNARDYFAIELN; from the coding sequence ATGACCCCGTTTATGACAGAAGATTTTCTACTTGATACTGAATTTGCCCGCCGTCTGTATCATGATTACGCCAAAGACCAGCCTATCTTCGATTACCATTGCCATCTGCCGCCGCAGCAAATCGCCGAAGACTACCGATTCAATAACCTGTATGACATCTGGCTGAAAGGTGACCATTACAAATGGCGTGCGATGCGCACCAACGGTGTTGCCGAGCGCCTGTGTACCGGCGACGCTTCTGACCGCGAGAAGTTTGACGCGTGGGCGGCGACCGTTCCGCATACTATCGGCAACCCGTTATACCACTGGACACACCTTGAACTGCGTCGTCCGTTTGGCGTGACGGGCAAGCTGCTTTCTCCGTCAACGGCGGACGAGATCTGGAATCAGTGCAACGAGTTGCTGGCGCAGGATAAATTTTCCGCGCGCGGCATCATGCAGCAGATGAACGTGAAAATGGTCGGCACGACTGACGATCCGATCGATACGCTGGAGCATCACGCAACGGTCGCGAAAGACAGCAGCTTCTCCGTGAAAGTTTTGCCGAGCTGGCGTCCGGATAAAGCCTTCAATATCGAGCAGGCGACCTTTAACGATTACATGGCAAAACTGGGTGAAGTGTCTGACACCGACATTCGTCGCTTTACCGATCTGCAAAGCGCGCTGACTAAACGTCTGGATCACTTCGCGGCGCATGGCTGCAAAGTGTCTGACCACGCGCTGGACGTGGTGCTGTTTGCTGAGGCCAGCGAGGCCGAACTGGATACCATTCTGGCACGCCGCCTGGCGGGTGAGACGCTGAACGAACATGAAGTGGCGCAGTTCAAAACTGCGGTACTGGTGTTCCTGGGCGCGGAATATGCGCGTCGTGGTTGGGTACAGCAGTACCACATTGGCGCGCTGCGCAATAACAACCTGCGTCAGTTCAAGCTGCTGGGGCCGGATGTGGGTTTTGACTCCATCAATGACCGTCCGATGGCTGAAGAGCTGTCAAAACTGCTCAGCAAGCAGAATGAAGAGAACCTGTTGCCGAAAACCATCCTCTACTGCCTGAACCCGCGCGATAACGAAGTGCTGGGGACGATGATCGGCAACTTCCAGGGGGAAGGAATGCCGGGCAAAATGCAGTTCGGTTCCGGCTGGTGGTTCAACGATCAGAAAGATGGCATGGAACGTCAGATGACCCAACTGGCGCAACTGGGCCTGTTGAGCCGTTTTGTCGGCATGCTCACCGACAGTCGCAGCTTCCTCTCGTACACCCGTCATGAGTACTTCCGCCGCATTCTGTGCCAGATGATTGGTCGCTGGGTGCAGGCCGGTGAAGCCCCGGCGGATATTCAACTGCTGGGTGAGATGGTGAAAAATATTTGCTTTAACAATGCGCGTGACTACTTCGCCATTGAACTGAACTAA
- a CDS encoding MFS transporter, translated as MRKIKGLRWYMIALVTLGTVLGYLTRNTVAAAAPTLMEELHISTQQYSYIIAAYSAAYTVMQPVAGYVLDILGTKIGYAMFAVLWAVFCGATALAGSWGGLALARGAVGAAEAAMIPAGLKASSEWFPAKERSIAVGYFNVGSSIGAMIAPPLVVWAIVMHSWQMAFIISGVLSFVWAMSWLVFYKHPRDQKKLTDEERDYIINGQEAQHKNSTKKKMSLVQILRNRQFWGIALPRFLAEPAWGTFNAWIPLFMFKVYGFNLKEIAMFAWMPMLFADLGCIVGGYLPPLFQRWFGVNLIVSRKMVVTLGAVLMIGPGMIGLFTSPYIAIMLLCIGGFAHQALSGALITLSSDVFGRNEVATANGLTGMSAWLASTLFALVVGALADTIGFSPLFAVLAVFDLLGALVIWTVLQNKPASDVDSGPQFDKPAAQS; from the coding sequence ATGCGTAAAATTAAAGGGTTACGTTGGTACATGATTGCACTGGTGACGCTTGGCACCGTGCTGGGTTACCTGACGCGTAACACTGTGGCGGCAGCTGCGCCAACTCTGATGGAAGAGTTGCACATCTCCACCCAACAGTACTCCTATATCATCGCAGCCTATTCTGCTGCTTACACTGTCATGCAACCTGTTGCCGGCTATGTGCTGGACATACTCGGTACCAAAATAGGCTACGCAATGTTTGCCGTGCTATGGGCCGTTTTCTGTGGCGCGACCGCGCTGGCAGGAAGCTGGGGTGGCCTGGCGCTGGCTCGTGGCGCGGTCGGTGCGGCAGAAGCCGCGATGATCCCGGCGGGTCTGAAAGCCAGTTCCGAATGGTTCCCGGCGAAAGAGCGCTCCATTGCGGTCGGCTACTTTAACGTCGGTTCCTCTATCGGTGCGATGATTGCCCCGCCGCTGGTTGTCTGGGCGATCGTGATGCACAGTTGGCAGATGGCCTTCATCATCTCTGGCGTCCTGAGCTTCGTCTGGGCAATGTCCTGGCTTGTCTTCTATAAGCACCCGCGTGACCAGAAAAAACTGACGGACGAAGAACGCGACTACATTATTAATGGTCAGGAAGCACAGCACAAAAACAGCACCAAAAAGAAAATGTCACTCGTACAGATCCTGCGTAACCGCCAGTTCTGGGGTATCGCTCTGCCACGCTTCCTTGCAGAGCCAGCCTGGGGGACATTTAACGCCTGGATCCCGCTGTTCATGTTCAAAGTCTATGGCTTTAACCTGAAAGAAATTGCAATGTTCGCCTGGATGCCGATGCTGTTTGCCGACCTGGGTTGCATCGTGGGCGGTTACCTGCCTCCGCTGTTCCAGCGCTGGTTCGGCGTCAACCTGATTGTCTCACGTAAAATGGTCGTCACACTGGGTGCCGTACTGATGATTGGCCCAGGGATGATCGGTCTGTTCACCAGCCCGTACATCGCCATTATGCTGCTGTGTATTGGTGGTTTTGCTCACCAGGCGCTGTCCGGTGCGCTGATTACCCTCTCTTCTGACGTCTTTGGTCGTAACGAAGTGGCAACGGCGAACGGGCTGACCGGGATGTCCGCCTGGCTGGCAAGCACCTTGTTTGCCCTGGTGGTTGGTGCGCTGGCAGACACCATTGGCTTCAGCCCGCTGTTTGCAGTACTGGCCGTGTTCGACCTGTTGGGGGCGCTGGTTATCTGGACCGTGCTGCAAAACAAACCGGCCAGTGACGTCGACTCCGGCCCGCAGTTCGATAAACCGGCGGCGCAAAGTTAG
- the exuR gene encoding transcriptional regulator ExuR: MEITEPRRLYQQLAADLKERIEQGVYLVGDKLPAERFIADEKNVSRTVVREAIIMLEVEGFVEVRKGSGIHVISNQPRHQQATDESLEFANYGPFELLQARQLIESNIAEFAATQVTKQDIMKLMEIQEQARNEKCFRDSEWDLQFHIQVALATQNSALAAIVEKMWTQRSHNPYWKKLHEHIDSRTVDNWCDDHDQILKALIRKDPHAAKLAMWQHLENTKIMLFNETSDDFEFNADRYLFAENPVVHLDTAANATK; encoded by the coding sequence ATGGAAATCACTGAACCACGACGTTTATATCAACAACTTGCTGCTGATCTAAAAGAGCGCATCGAACAGGGCGTTTACCTGGTGGGCGACAAATTGCCTGCAGAGCGTTTTATTGCCGATGAAAAAAATGTCAGCCGTACCGTGGTTCGTGAAGCCATCATCATGCTGGAAGTCGAAGGATTTGTTGAGGTCCGTAAAGGTTCCGGCATTCATGTGATTTCCAATCAGCCGCGCCACCAGCAGGCTACTGACGAGTCGCTGGAATTTGCCAACTACGGGCCTTTTGAATTGCTCCAGGCGCGCCAGCTTATCGAAAGCAATATTGCGGAATTTGCCGCCACCCAGGTCACCAAACAGGACATCATGAAACTGATGGAGATCCAGGAACAGGCGCGCAATGAAAAATGTTTCCGTGATTCCGAATGGGATCTGCAATTCCACATTCAGGTGGCGTTAGCCACGCAGAACTCCGCGCTGGCCGCTATCGTGGAAAAAATGTGGACTCAGCGCAGTCACAACCCGTACTGGAAGAAACTGCACGAACACATTGATTCGCGCACCGTGGATAACTGGTGTGACGATCACGATCAAATCCTTAAAGCGCTGATCCGCAAAGACCCGCATGCGGCAAAACTGGCGATGTGGCAGCATCTCGAGAATACAAAAATCATGCTGTTCAATGAAACCAGCGACGATTTTGAATTTAATGCTGACCGTTACCTGTTTGCCGAAAATCCGGTGGTTCATCTCGATACGGCGGCTAACGCAACAAAATAA